The nucleotide window GTACGGGTAACAGTGGTAATTTTGGTACAAACTGATGAGAGAGTTCCGGCTCAGATCGCCATCACGGCACAGGACGGGGAGGGATGAGGTCTTGTCCAGTTCTTCCAGGTCAGTGGCCAGCTGTTTCCTCTTTGTTTTATATCTCCGGTTCTGGAACCAGATCTTCACTTGGGTCTCGGTCAGCTTCAGGCTCTTGGCTAGTTGGGCTCTCTCTGGTGCCGACAGATATTTCTGGCTGGAGAACTTCCTCTCCAGCTCGATCACCTGGGAATGTGAGAAGGCGGCTCGGGATCTCTTCTGGGGCTGCTTGGTGGCTTTATCTTCATCCAATGGAGGCTGCTGAGGGGTCTCCAAGTCCAACGGCTCCACCACCATCTGATCGTCTTCT belongs to Pyxicephalus adspersus chromosome 2, UCB_Pads_2.0, whole genome shotgun sequence and includes:
- the NKX3-1 gene encoding homeobox protein Nkx-3.1 yields the protein MASAPSRPLTSFLIQDILADLGGKNRDRHPGDNQDRGTSPGEEEGGITPQKEKPGDPGRGEQNPLEAHSLTEDDQMVVEPLDLETPQQPPLDEDKATKQPQKRSRAAFSHSQVIELERKFSSQKYLSAPERAQLAKSLKLTETQVKIWFQNRRYKTKRKQLATDLEELDKTSSLPVLCRDGDLSRNSLISLYQNYHCYPYLYYLAGWHPPLW